From the Solanum pennellii chromosome 4, SPENNV200 genome, one window contains:
- the LOC107017113 gene encoding 15.7 kDa heat shock protein, peroxisomal, with amino-acid sequence MAIFGDPFRRFLLSPTIYRSFSGSPALLDWIESPNSHIFKINVPGYSKEDIKVQVEDGNVLVVKAEVHGGKKDEFHGNEKDIVWHVAERGGGRGGDFLREIELPEDVKVDQIKAQCENGVLTIVVPKDATPKTSKVRNINITSKL; translated from the exons atggcGATTTTTGGTGATCCTTTTAGAAGATTCTTATTGAGTCCGACGATTTATCGAAGCTTTTCTGGTTCTCCAGCTCTTCTCGATTGGATTGAATCTCCTAATTCTCACATCTTCAAAATCAACGTCCCAG GGTATAGCAAGGAGGATATAAAGGTGCAAGTTGAAGATGGAAATGTGTTGGTGGTGAAGGCGGAGGTGCACGGCGGCAAGAAGGACGAATTCCACGGTAACGAGAAGGACATAGTGTGGCATGTGGCGGAGCGAGGAGGAGGGAGAGGTGGCGATTTCTTGAGGGAAATCGAGCTGCCGGAAGATGTGAAGGTGGATCAAATTAAAGCTCAATGTGAAAATGGTGTTCTTACCATTGTTGTACCAAAAGATGCAACTCCAAAAACATCTAAAGTTAGGAACATTAATATCACTAGCAAGCTATAA
- the LOC107018440 gene encoding nudix hydrolase 18, mitochondrial-like — MVVLVSRSGRHLQRYNKGRRQVVGCIPYRYKDNFDLSMGDEDAFEVLLISPQRKGKGLLFPKGGWEKDETIEVAARRETIEEAGVCGDIEGKLGTWYFENKNGDTAYEGHMFPLFVKEELDLWPEKDIRERFWMSVQEARKLCQQGWMKEALEMLVSRLTSQRRRTKIDLFSRINRGSSGHGTVLRLGCRAQVLTPPPPPSPAEEA, encoded by the exons ATGGTGGTTCTAGTTTCACGTTCTGGAAGACATTTACAGAGATACAACAAGGGTCGTCGCCAAGTCGTTGG ATGTATCCCTTACAGATATAAGGATAATTTTGACCTATCCATGGGGGACGAAGATGCATTTGAAGTTCTTCTCATAAGTCCTCAGAGAAAAGGAAAAGGATTGTTGTTCCCTAAG GGAGGTTGGGAAAAGGATGAAACAATTGAAGTTGCAGCAAGGCGTGAGACGATTGAGGAAGCTGGTGTTTGCGGTGATATTGAG GGCAAACTAGGAACATGGTACTTCGAGAACAAAAATGGTGACACTGCCTATGAAGGACACATGTTTCCTTTATTTGTGAAAGAGGAACTAGATTTGTGGCCTGAGAAGGACATCCGTGAAAGATTTTGG ATGAGCGTTCAAGAAGCAAGAAAGCTCTGCCAGCAGGGGTGGATGAAAGAAGCATTGGAGATGTTAGTTAGTCGACTCACGTCACAACGTAGGCGGACTAAAATAGACCTGTTTTCAAGAATCAACCGTGGCTCCAGTGGCCATGGAACTGTTTTACGTTTGGGATGCAGGGCTCAAGTACTTactccaccaccaccaccaagcCCGGCAGAAGAGGCCTAG
- the LOC107015761 gene encoding uncharacterized protein LOC107015761 translates to MALEWVVLGYAAGAEAIMLLLLTIPGLDPLRKGLIAVTRNLLKPFLSIVPFCLFLLMDIYWKYETRPTCESSESCSPSEYLRHQKSIMKSQRNALLIASALVFYWLLYSVTGLVVKVEQLNKRVEKLKAQD, encoded by the coding sequence ATGGCGTTGGAATGGGTTGTTCTCGGCTACGCTGCGGGTGCAGAAGCAATCATGCTCCTTCTCCTAACAATTCCGGGTCTTGACCCACTTCGTAAAGGGTTAATCGCAGTGACCCGAAATCTTCTCAAACCATTCCTCTCGATCGTACCGTTTTGTCTCTTCCTGTTAATGGATATATACTGGAAGTATGAGACTCGACCCACTTGTGAATCATCCGAATCTTGTTCCCCATCGGAGTACCTCCGTCACCAGAAATCGATTATGAAGTCTCAGCGTAACGCGCTGCTCATCGCATCTGCTCTTGTTTTCTACTGGCTGTTGTACTCTGTTACTGGACTTGTTGTTAAAGTTGAGCAGTTGAATAAGCGTGTGGAGAAGTTGAAGGCTCAGGATTGA
- the LOC107016331 gene encoding transcription factor MYB20-like, with the protein MGRQPCCDKNEVKKGPWSSEEDKKLTNFILNNGQCCWRSLPKLAGLLRCGKSCRLRWTNYLRPDLKRGLLSEYEEKMVIDLHAQLGNRWSKIASHLPGRTDNEIKNHWNTHIKKKLKKMGIDPTTHNPITSDQLTKNPPIIQQETQIPIEEPIVEIKSEANKNIGTTISTIITSQSQANLSPRVNENIGTCPKNINSIDEVMNDDFCTNEVPLISPNEILVPHVSTTTSSTSSFSSQSSINILEDFLPNWQCDFNMEISWADDDFRSTLDYLLNDDDVSDMNNNTISQDWSQVLKV; encoded by the exons ATGGGGAGACAACCTTGTTGtgacaaaaatgaagtgaaaaaAGGTCCATGGTCATCTGAGGAAGACAAGAAGCTCACTAATTTCATCCTTAATAATGGTCAATGTTGTTGGAGATCTCTCCCTAAACTTGCAG GACTATTGAGATGTGGAAAGAGTTGTAGATTGAGATGGACAAATTATCTAAGACCAGATTTGAAAAGGGGACTTTTATcagaatatgaagaaaaaatggTTATTGATCTTCATGCTCAACTTGGCAAtag GTGGTCTAAAATTGCTTCTCATCTACCAGGAAGAACAGATAATGAAATTAAGAATCACTGGAATACACATATTAAGAAGAAGCTCAAGAAAATGGGGATTGATCCAACCACTCACAATCCAATTACTAGTGACCAACTAACAAAAAATCCACCAATTATTCAACAAGAAACACAAATTCCTATAGAGGAACCAATAGTAGAAATCAAATCAGAAGCAAACAAGAACATTGGTACGACGATATCAACAATAATTACGTCTCAGTCTCAAGCAAATCTGAGTCCGCGAGTAAATGAGAACATTGGGACATGCCCAAAAAACATCAACTCAATTGATGAAGTCATGAATGATGACTTTTGTACTAATGAAGTCCCCTTAATTTCACCAAATGAAATTTTAGTCCCTCATgtatcaacaacaacatcatcaacatcttcattttcttctcaATCATCCATCAATATTCTTGAAGACTTTTTGCCAAATTGGCAATGTGATTTCAACATGGAAATTAGTTGGGCCGATGATGATTTTAGAAGCACTTTGGATTATTTActcaatgatgatgatgttagtGACATGAACAACAACACCATTTCTCAAGATTGGTCACAAGTGTTGAAAGTTTGA